The DNA segment CAGCTTCCGGGAAGCCGAGCACGACATGAAGAGCCGTGCGCTGGCGGAGGAACGCGTGGACGCCGCGCGCCTCATCGAAGCCACGCGCCGCGCGCTGGAACTCGATGGCGACCTGCTCTCGGCCGAGGAGCGCGCCGACGTGGAGCGCCTGATCGCGGCCACTAGCGACATTGCCGCAGGCGAAGATCACCACGCCATCAAGACAGCGGTGGAAGCGCTGTCCCACGGCACCGACGAATTCGCCGCCCGCCGGATGGACCGCTCGATCAAGAGCGCGCTGGCCGGCCGCAAGGTGCAGGACCTGGGCTGATTCCCGAGGCCAATCGCACCCTATCCATATCCAGGACATTCCATGCCACAGATCATCGTATTGCCCCACGTCGAACTCTGCCCCGAAGGGGCCGTGTTTGAAGCCAAAGCCGGTACCAGCATTTGCGACGCGTTGCTCAGCAACGGCATCGAGATCGAGCACGCCTGCGAGAAGTCCTGCGCGTGCACCACCTGCCACGTGGTGGTGCGCGAGGGCTTCGACTCGCTGGAAGAGGCTGAGGAAAAAGAGGAAGACCTGCTCGACAAGGCCTGGGGCCTGGAGCCCAACTCGCGCCTGTCCTGCCAGGCCCTGGTGGCCGACAGCGACCTCACCGTGCAGATCCCCAAGTACACGATCAACCATGCCAAGGAAGAGCATTGAGCGCGGCGCATTCGCCGGCTTGCTCGCCTGACCAGAGCTGACCAGAACTGACCGGAGAGAATTCCCA comes from the Cupriavidus basilensis genome and includes:
- the fdx gene encoding ISC system 2Fe-2S type ferredoxin, which codes for MPQIIVLPHVELCPEGAVFEAKAGTSICDALLSNGIEIEHACEKSCACTTCHVVVREGFDSLEEAEEKEEDLLDKAWGLEPNSRLSCQALVADSDLTVQIPKYTINHAKEEH